In Penaeus monodon isolate SGIC_2016 chromosome 15, NSTDA_Pmon_1, whole genome shotgun sequence, a genomic segment contains:
- the LOC119581963 gene encoding bifunctional peptidase and arginyl-hydroxylase JMJD5-like, which translates to MGAPVDDNPLHEVASLFNFHARLSADASMADLPLEGLPVTQQDEATVHVPLPSEHCPPLDRFLLNYMNKVVPVKLLGIVDHWPALKKWRIPYLRELAGARTVPVEVGARYTDSTWSQTLLCLDDYLTRFVCQPAAGAPTGYLAQHQLLDQIPELRDDLLVPDYCHLGEEEPRLHAWLGPRGTVSPLHHDPDHNILVQVLGYKYIRLYAEDQSLLLYPHPDPLLSNTSQAEIEGPQADWPLLQQAQYHDLILAPGESLYIPPRYWHYVRSLSTSFSVSFWWR; encoded by the exons ATGGGTGCTCCAGTTGATGACAATCCCCTCCATGAGGTGGCTTCCCTCTTCAACTTCCACGCCCGACTGTCTGCCGATGCGTCGATGGCCGATCTCCCTCTGGAGGGCCTCCCCGTCACCCAGCAAGACGAGGCCACGGTCCACGTCCCTCTTCCTTCCGAGCACTGTCCTCCTCTGGATCGTTTCCTCCTCAACTACATGAACAAAGTGGTCCCTGTCAAACTCCTGGGCATTGTGGACCACTGGCCAGCCCTCAAGAAGTGGCGGATACCCTACCTAAGAGAATTAGCGGGCGCCCGCACAGTCCCAGTGGAGGTGGGTGCCCGCTACACCGACTCCACGTGGTCGCAGACGCTCCTTTGCCTTGACGACTACCTGACTCGCTTCGTGTGCCAGCCCGCCGCTGGTGCGCCCACAGGTTACCTGGCGCAGCATCAACTGTTGGACCAAATACCAGAGCTCCGCGACGACCTCCTGGTGCCAGACTACTGCCACCTGGGGGAGGAGGAGCCGCGCCTCCACGCATGGCTAGGGCCTCGAGGCACCGTGAGTCCCTTGCATCACGACCCGGACCACAACATCCTTGTCCAG GTATTAGGATACAAGTACATCCGCCTGTACGCAGAGGACCAGAGCCTTCTTCTGTATCCCCATCCAGACCCCCTGCTGAGCAACACGTCGCAAGCAGAGATCGAAGGCCCACAGGCGGACTGGCCGCTCCTCCAGCAGGCACAATACCATGACTTGATCCTGGCACCCGGGGAGTCACTCTACATCCCTCCCCGTTACTGGCACTATGTCAGATCTCTTTCGACCTCCTTCTCAGTCTCCTTCTGGTGGCGATGA
- the LOC119581957 gene encoding F-box/LRR-repeat protein 20-like translates to MTDAADGDSGEEEFLDCSGVSPACLFHRQECSLFAVTGGNVVIEDLEKLDINSEPKARDEILSSALAEDDTATPGSLSHSHSPQQIDTTSTACDSVVTDPFSSSSSSPLSPKGCHIDHLPNEILLEIFSYFTVFELFVIITPVCTRWRRLGQDPTLRKKLVFSFERPVAGDRICELLAGSPHLLSLELQSREDGGDLLRQAATSCKKLREITTKFCDGLSEDVLRALVENCPDVRHFNAEGSRISCSECYFAIAEFHNLRHLNLSHCQFLDNLGLVAIAKQCRQLEYLNIDGITKIYDYSVVCLTQEVGPSLKFLFLDGENLTDASYTSLAACKHLKMLGVSFCEQMTDVGLSGITGLCELTWMKLRKGVHLTSKGLQSFFSNGHLSNLTHLNLGECSSMNDDVLFAVAEKCPRLTNVVLHWCWDITDVGMTALVSNCSRLRVLDLVGLVQLTGTSFINVQTALPDLLILDLEQCNTINDTILQRIVEEQPSLTVFDYWGDPVMPPNPKDSESSENVD, encoded by the coding sequence atgaCCGATGCGGCGGACGGCGACAGTGGCGAAGAGGAATTCTTAGACTGCAGTGGAGTATCTCCGGCATGCCTCTTCCACAGACAGGAGTGCAGTCTTTTTGCAGTCACCGGAGGGAACGTGGTCATAGAAGATTtagaaaaattagatataaattcAGAACCAAAGGCCAGAGATGAAATTCTATCAAGTGCCTTAGCAGAAGATGACACAGCCACACCAGGAAGCTTAAGTCACAGCCATTCTCCCCAACAGATAGATACAACAAGTACCGCATGTGATTCTGTAGTGACTgatcctttttcatcttcttcctcttcccctttgtcACCGAAAGGATGTCACATAGATCATCTACCGAATGAGATACTATTAGAGATATTTTCTTACTTTACCGTGTTCGAGCTGTTTGTCATTATTACTCCAGTTTGTACAAGATGGAGGAGATTAGGTCAAGATCCAACACTCAGGAAGAAACTGGTTTTCTCCTTCGAACGACCAGTTGCAGGCGACAGGATCTGTGAGCTGCTAGCTGGGTCTCCGCACCTGCTTTCCCTGGAGCTGCAGAGCCGTGAAGATGGCGGAGACCTGCTTCGTCAGGCAGCTACTTCTTGTAAAAAGCTCCGGGAAATCACGACAAAATTTTGTGATGGGCTGAGTGAGGATGTGCTTAGGGCTTTGGTGGAGAACTGTCCGGATGTCAGGCATTTTAATGCAGAAGGCTCTCGAATCAGTTGCAGCGAATGCTATTTTGCAATTGCAGAGTTTCATAACCTGAGGCACTTGAATTTGTCACACTGTCAGTTCTTGGATAACTTAGGCCTTGTTGCAATAGCTAAACAGTGTCGCCAGTTAGAGTACTTAAACATAGACGGCATTACCAAAATTTATGACTATTCCGTAGTATGCCTAACACAGGAAGTTGGTCCCTCTCTAAAGTTTTTGTTCTTGGACGGAGAAAATCTGACCGATGCTTCATACACTTCCCTGGCAGCTTGTAAACATCTCAAAATGCTCGGAGTTTCATTTTGCGAGCAAATGACAGATGTTGGGCTCTCTGGTATTACTGGACTGTGTGAATTGACGTGGATGAAACTTCGCAAGGGCGTCCACCTGACTTCAAAAGGCTTGCAAAGTTTCTTTAGTAATGGCCACCTGTCAAACTTGACTCACTTGAACTTAGGAGAATGCAGCTCAATGAATGATGATGTCTTATTTGCAGTAGCGGAGAAGTGCCCACGTCTTACGAATGTTGTCCTGCATTGGTGTTGGGATATAACTGATGTGGGCATGACTGCCTTAGTATCCAACTGCTCACGGCTGCGAGTGCTAGATTTAGTGGGCCTGGTTCAACTCACTGGTACTTCCTTCATTAACGTTCAAACTGCACTGCCAGATCTGCTCATCCTGGACTTGGAACAGTGCAATACTATCAATGACACTATCCTACAGCGTATCGTAGAAGAACAGCCTTCACTAACAGTTTTTGATTACTGGGGTGATCCAGTAATGCCTCCAAACCCAAAAGACTCGGAAAGCTCAGAAAATGTGGATTGA